The genomic stretch AAGTGAAATAGACGGCGTGGCAGGTCTCGGAGCGGGCACAGGCTTGGGGGCGGAGCTCCTGCTGGCAGAACAAGACACGGTTAGATCCAGGCTCACACACGTATGATCACGAATGCCACCTGTGCCGACTCTCACCTACTGGCCCCAGGTTGCACACTGGGAGGTGGCGGTGGAGGAGTCGGCAGGACAGGAACCGGCTCCACTTTGGGGGAGGCACTGGGTGGATCCTGTGATGGAGCAGCAGGTGTTGGAGGCTGCGGGGCGGGAACATACTCCATCATCTCTGGCTCCTGGCTCTTCTCACAGCTTCTCCCCAAACCAGAAATCTGGGCCAGGACCGTCAACTTCAGCCGACCGCCGGAGATGGGAGGCGAAGCTGCGGGGAGACAAAGGGGCGAAATACGTAACAtctcaaaaaagtatttgccccccATGAGGGCCACAAAGCCATTCTGGAACCCTATGGGTATTAATGGGGCCCCTGCTGGTTTGGGACAGGTCTCCAGGGAGACCCCAACCTCTGCTCCTCCAGACATTGTTCAAGCATCAGCCAAACCTACATCTCCTCGCCAGACGGTCAAGTGAACCTGCCGCCAGACGGTCAAGAATCCACTGGTCCAGCGCATGAAGCTCTGGATGGGCACATCTTCCAGGGAGAGAGTTACTCCCCCTGTGGTGGGCCCCAACGAGCTGACTTGTTGGAAAGATGGTTCCCATTCTGTGTGACGCAGCAGAGCCCACTCATTATAGGCTGCGGGGGGCATGCCCAATGATGGGGACAACGACCTACAATTACCTGTGTTTGTAGACACTGTGAAGGACACGGCCAGGTCATCACCGGGAACCTGCAGAGAAGGACATGATGAGACCACCCAGAGGGGCAACACCCCAAAACTAGGGCACAAGAGAAGGTGCCTACCTGCTCCTCGGAGCTGCTCTCAGCATCGCACTGAAAAAGATGGAGAAGAGGTGAAATGTGAGCGTCACCCGACACCCGGGAGGAAAGAGCGGGGGATGGGAGAAGACCCTACTCACAATGTATCCGGCATCCAGGCCGCAGTTCAGACAGTCCTGAAAGAGACAACAGCGGGTCAGGGGCAGGAGAGGCGGGCGTGCCAGCCCACCGGGCGCTGCTCCACTCACCTGACCGGCGGCATCCTGAGCCGCGTGCACTGAACCCACCCCCAGGCAGCGCCGTttctgtaaaggagaagacatttAGAGAGGAGGCACCTGAGCAGACCCCCGTCTGGAAGAGGAACGCCTGAGCAGTGAGGGGCATCACCTACCTGGCCCTTGTGTGCCCGCTCCTCCAGATGCTTCTCACTGGCCCCAGGGTCCTCCGAGCTGGCCCCATCACTTCTCTTTCTCTTTCCCGGGGGTCTTTGTCGGTAGGGTTCCTCCAGTGGGGCAGACTCCATGGAGACGTCTCTCTACAGGACACGGTGGAAATATGAGCACCGCGGCAGACCCTGAGGGCCCCTCCCCCCAGCTCCTACCACTCAGGGGCCCCTCACCTGCATGGCCTCCAGGCTGCCATAGCTGCTGATACAGAAGCCGTCGATCAGATCTTCCTCCCGCAGGACGGCGCTCTCCTCCCCTCTCTTCCGTCGCTTCTTCTTGCGCTGTGGGCGTGGCCAGACCGCCGGCTCCGGACTTGATGACAAGGAGTTTGCAGGTGAAGGGCCCCTCTGCCGATCTCTTTGGGCCTTTGAGCGCCTGCGTGGGAGGCGGGGCCCAGAGCAGCTCCGGGACATCTGGGGCGGGGCCTCCATGTCCAGGGCTTTACCCTCCAGGCTGTAGCATCTCCACACTCTGCCCGGGTGGGGGAGGGAGGCTTAGCTGAACCTGGGCACAGGAGACAGGGCGCCTGGGGTGATCAGAGGGCAGAAGACGCTGGGGGGCACCGGAGAAACAGgcatgccgggggggggggggggtgtcaacaACCCAACATAGAGGGGGTGGCCCCTCCTGATGAGGAGGTTGTGGGGGGGGGTGACTGCAGTGATGGGGGCTGTGAGGGGATGACCCCAGTAATGGACCTGATGTGGGGGAGTGACCCCAGTGATGGACCTGATGTGGGGGATGACCTCAGTGATGGACCTGATGTGGGGAGTGACCTCAGTGATGGACCTGATGTGGGGAGTGACCTCAGTGATGGACCTGATGTGGGGAGTGACCTCAGTGATGGAcctgatgtgggggggggggacctcagTGATGGACCTGATGTGGGGGGGTGACCTCAGTGATGGACCTGATGTGGGGGGGACCTCAGTGATGGACCTGATGTGGGGGGGACCTCAGTGATGGACCTGATGTGGGGGGGGGACCTCAGTGATGGACCTGATGTGGGGGGGGGACCTCAGTGATGGACCTGATGTGGGGGGTGACCTCAGTGATGGACCTGATGTGGGGGGTGACCTCAGTGATGGACCTGATGTGGGGGGGGGACCTCAGTGATGGACCTGATGTGGGGGGGTGACCTCAGTGATGGACCTGATGTGGGGAGTGACCTCAGTGATGGACCTGATGTGGGGAGTGACCTCAGTGATGGACCTGATGTGGGGGGTGACCTCAGTGATGGACCTGATGTGGGGAGTGACCTCAGTGATGGACCTGATGTGGGGAGTGACCTCAGTGATGGACCTGATGTGGGGGGTGACGGAGGACCGGTCAGTGATGGACCTGATGTAAGGGGGGGGGCCCTCAGTGATGGACCTGATGTGGGGGTGACCTCAGTGATGGAcctgatgtggggggggggacctcAGTGATGGACCTGATGTGGGGAGTGACCTCAGTGATGGACCTGATGTGGGGAGTGACCTCAGTGATGGACCTGATGTGGGGGGTGACGGAGGACCGGTCAGTGATGGACCtgatgtaagggggggggggccctcagTGATGGACCTGATGTGGGGGTGACCTCAGTAATGGAcctgatgtggggggggggacctcAGTGATGGACCTGATGTGGGGAGTGACCTCAGTGATGGACCTGATGTGGGGAGTGACCTCAGTGATGGACCTGATGTGGGGGGTGACGGAGGACCGGTCAGTGATGGACCTGATGTAAGGGGGGGGGCCCTCAGTGATGGacctgatgtagggggggccctCAGTGATGGACCTGATGTAGGGGGGGGGGCCCTCAGTGATGGACCTGATGTGGGGGGGACCTCAGTGATGGACCTGATGTGGGGGGTGACGGAGGACCGGTCAGGGATGGACGGGGAGTAGCCGGGTTCCCTGTTTCTCCGGGGGAGCTCCTGGTACCTGAGCTGGGGGCGGGGGTCTTCTCCGGGAGTCGGGGGTCTCTAGGTGCGACGGGATGCTCTTTCCTCCTCCCCCGGACCCGTCCCCGGTCTCCAGTCTTTTCCCTTTCTCTTCAGGCCCCGCCTTCCGCAATCAACGTTCTGCGTGCTTTCGACGTAATGACGTCAGCCGCGGAAAAAATAATTACATCCGCCATTTTTGTGTAGATAAATCACTAGGAAAATGGCCGCCTCACCTGCGCTTCTGTAGGATCCCAGCATGACGTGAAGCCGCCATCTTAACAGTCCTGGTCTCCAACAAAATGTCTTCTGTTTGACAAAAGAAGGCGGAAGAGACAGAGGACATACCGACCAACTTTTTGGAAATTCAAAGAGGGACATTTACAGACCTCCCATGtgtcccctgtcaccttttttccTTAAAAGGGGCTCTCTGGGCTTTTATTattgataggtgatcaatatcagatcggaggatATTGGCGAGATCAGGGCTTTACCATAGACCACAGCAGAGGACGGGAGACGCACCgccgatcggatattgatgacctatactgagcagaggtcatcaatagtaaaagcccggagaacccctttaaccaacagCCCAAAAATTATCTAAATATCAATTTCTAAAATCGAAATTGTATCAAAGAAATAATATACAGAGCAGAACCAGAACGTTGCCTGCGGGAGCGATACCGCACATCTACCCCTCCGCTCACAACGGCAATGTCACCAAGAAGGGCATCAGCAGTTCCAACCAGAGAGTAACATCCTTTTCTccaatctctttttattatttgATGGTAGATtattattttctgaacatgattatgtggGCAGCCATCTTGActgagctgttcttaaaggggttatcagaggcTGAAAATAGCCCCCGACGCGCCtacttacctgggtccccgcACCGCTCTTGGTAGACAGGGACAAGGTGTGCGATGTGCGAgcttgatgccagcacagggaaggaacactatgccggcactgcgcatggCGGGATTACGGCAGGCGgcgctgggctccaggaaggtcaggccagccccttgggctccttaccaggctcatttacatatctctaaaatcattttttacaaacaataaaagcacacagccctatagggccggtatattgcggacatgctagcggcgatctagtcgtgcatgtccgcagcgctataggctaaaacgaggtgacagaatcccttgaagaacagcatttacaaagcattaaaatcctttacagcagccccatgatCCATAGACAcggtggtcaggaggggaccccattaacttctatggaagagtatcctgggcatgctctgtgacctgtgcagaggtcattgtgcagggaggggagtagATAAGATTTGACTATCGCCTATTGCATGGTGggtcctgtcttatctgtacacagaggtgatatcattacaggcaggtttgGAAtattaactgcagtaaagtgatctgtacagaagtggcgccaattattagacatagtggccgatgtagaaactgcaggatttttggttttagtgtaaatataaaaagtgacatggaaaatgaaaaataccatttaaaaaaaatcacttaaaagtacagtatgttaaacataaagtgatataaacagcaggtcattttctgatgacaccgaCCCTTTAATAAGCAAAGAGGAACCTAGGTCGAAAGAGGAACATTTGGGAGATCTGAGAGGACAGGGCGGCCACAAGAGGAGGATTCCTGAGGGACATTACACATCCTGCAGTGGACCATCAAAGATAGTCATGTCAGCCTCAGCGCGGTCATGTGACACCAAGGACGTGTATACCGCCTCCTAGGATCTCACCGCTCTCCCGTATTCTGGAATCCTCTGTCCTAGACAGCCAGGTCAGCCTCAGCGCGGTCATGTGACACCAGGGACGTGTATGCCGCCTCCTAGGATCTCACCGCTCTCCCGTATTCTGGAATCCTCTGTCCTAGACAGCCAGGTCAGCCTCAGCGCGGTCATGTGAAACCCAGGGCGTATATACCACCTCCTAATAGCTCACCGCTCTCCTGTATTCTGGAATCCTCTGTCCTAGACAGCCAGATCATCCTCAGCGCGGTCATGTGACACCCAGGGCGTATATACCGCCTCCTAGAATCTCACCGCTCTCCTGTATTCTGGAATCTTCTGTTATAGACAGCCAGGTCAGCCTCAGCACGGTCATGTGACACCCAGGGCGTATATACCGCCTCCTAGGATCTCACCGCTCTCCCGTATTCTGGAATCTTCTGTTATAGACAGCCAGGTCAGCCTCAGCGCGGTCATGTGACACCCAGGGCGTATATACCGCCTCCTAATAGCTCACCGCTCTCCTGTATTCTGGAATCCTCTGTCCTAGACAGCCAGATCATCCTCAGCGCAGTCATGTGACACCCGGGGCATGTATGCCGCCTCCTAGGAGCTCACCGCTCTCCTGTATTCTAGAATCTTCTGTTATAGACAGCCAGGTCAGCCTCAGCGCGGTCATGTGACACCCGGGGCATGTATGCCGCCTCCTAGGAGCTCACCGCTCTCCTGTATTCTGGAACCATCCGTCATAGACAGCCAGGTCAGCCTCAGCGCGGTCATGTGACACCCAGGGAGTATATACCGCCTCCTAATAGCTCACCGCTCTCCTGTATTCTGGAATCTTCTGTTATAAACAGCCAGGTCAGCCTCAGCGCGGTCACGTGACACCAAGGACGTGTATGCCACCTCCTAGGAGCTCACCGCTCTCCTGTATTCTGGAATCTTCTGTTATAAACAGCCAGGTCAGCCTCAGCGCGGTCATGTGACACCCGGGGCATGTATGCCGCCTCCTAGGAGCTCACCGCTCTCCTGTATTCTGGAATCCTCTGTCCTAGACAGCCAGGTCAGCCTCAGCGCGGTCATGTGACACCCAGGGCATGTATGCCACCTCCTAGGAGCTCACCGCTCTCCTGTATTCTGGAACCATCCGTCATAGACAGCCAGGTCAGCCTCAGCGCGGTCATGTGACACCCAGGGAGTATATACCGCCTCCTAATAGCTCACCGCTCTCCTGTATTCTGGAATCTTCTGTTATAGACAGCCAGGTCAGCCTCAGCGCGGTCATGTGACACCCAGGGCGTATATACCGCCTCCTAGAATCTCACCGCTCTCCTGTATTCTGGAATCTTCTGTTATAGACAGCCAGGTCAGCCTCAGCGCGGTCATGTGACACCCAGGGCGTATATACCGCCTCCTAGAATCTCACCGCTCTCCTGTATTCTGGAATCTTCTGTTATAGACAGCCAGGTCAGCCTCAGCGCGGTCATGTGACACCCAGGGCGTATATACCGCCTCCTAGGATCTCACCGCTCTCCTGTATTCTGGAATCTTCTGTTATAGACAGCCAGGTCAGCCTCAGCGCGGTCATGTGTATTCTGGAACCGTCCGTCATAGTCAGCCAGATCAGCCTCAGCGCGGTCATGTGACACCCGGGGCATGTATGCCACCTCCTAAGATCTCACCGCTCTCCTGTATTCTGGAACCGTCCGTCATAGACAGCCAGGTCAGCCTCAGCGCGGTCATGTGACACCCGGGGCATGTATGCCGCCTCCTAGGAGCTCACCGCTCTCCTGTATTCTGGAACCATCCGTCATAGTCAGCCAGGTCAGCCTCAGCGCGGTCATGTGACACCCGGGGCATGTATGCCACCTCCTAAGATCTCACCGCTCTCCTGTATTCTGGAACCGTCCGTCATAGACAGCCAGGTCAGCCTCAGCGCGGTCATGTGACACCCGGGGCATGTATGCCACCTCCTAAGATCTCACCGCTCTCCTGTATTCTGGAACCGTCCGTCATAGACAGCCAGGTCAGCCTCAGCGCGGTCATGTGACACCCAGGGAGTATATAACGCCTCCTAATAGCTCACCGCTCTCCTGTATTCTGGAATCTTCTGTTATAAACAGCCAGGTCAGCCTCAGCACGGTCATGTGACACCCAGGGCGTGTATGCCGCCTCCTAGGATCTCATTACTCTCCTGTATTCTGGAATCCTCTGTCCTAGACAGCCAGGTCAGCCTCGGCGCGGTCATGTGACACCCGGGGCATGTATACCGCCTCCTAGGAGCTCACCGCTCTCCTGTATTCTGGAATCCTCTGTCCTAGACAGCCAGGTCAGCCTCAGCGCGGTCATGTGACACCCGGGGCATGTATACCGCCTCCTAGGAGCTCACCGCTCTCCTGTATTCAGGAATCCTCTGTCATAGACAGCCAGGTCAGCCTCAGCACGGTCATGTGACACCCAGGGCGTATATACCGCCTCCTAATAGCTCACCGCTCTCCTGTATTctggaatcgttaatttctaacgataatttgttttcccttacaccctaacagtggcacagatggggtattctgccccccgtggactggttaggacaggtggaaattTTCTTGACAAGAGAAAGTAATTAAGCAATTAACAGGGCCCTCCCATCCCAATAAAGAGGGGGATCAATCCCCAGTCCCCTTTTGAATGGGGGGGGGatatttgtgtgccactgttaggactaaggtttaacaaattatcgttagaaattaacgattcccttacgtcctaaccagtggcacaaaATGGGTattagcaagtagaaacccccgTGGGAGGGctctcatgcctggcagaagatAATACTGTCTGGCCTAATGAGGAATAGTGATCTATCCTAGAATCCACTCTATAGTGTTAGATAAAATTGGAGTGAGAACTGcaagaagctgacttacagatGACATCCAGTGGAATCAAGCTTCTTTCTGCAAAGGAAGTAGCCACCGCTCGAGTAGAGTGGGCCTTCACAAACTCAGGTGGCTCCGAACCTTGAGACACATAAGACTTCCAAATTGCCTCTTTGATCCATCAACTGATGGAGGGTTTAGAGGCTTTCCTACCCTTGTGGGAACcagaaaaaaggataaggaggttttcatccttcctaaataccttggacCGCCCCAGGTAAATCCTGAGACATATCGAAATGTCGAGGGTATAGAGCCCCCTTTTTCTCTGAGGAGGGGAGAGAAGCCAAAACTGGAAGATAAATCACCTGGTTGATGTTGCTGAATGGAGGCACCTTTGGAATAAAGGTCAGTAAAAACCTGAGCATCACTCGGTCTTGCAGGAACTTGGTGTATGGCTCAAAAGCAGAAAAAAGGTAATTTTCCAGGTTAGAAACTTGAGCTCCATGttagggctcaaaggggggaaatgataaccccctgagcacgaccgTTAAATCCCATACCGGGATAGGTTTAATTATCGTAGGCTTTCACCTTAAAGCTCCCCTAATGAACATCTTGATAAGGGGTTCTTGAGAAATggacctgttgagacaggccgagatcaCAGATGCTTGCACTCTGAGGGTCGACGGTGACAACCCTTTATCCAGACCATCATGCAGGAACTGTAGAATGGTAGGTATGGACACATCAGTGGATGACAGTTGATGACTGGAACACCAAGTTGAGAAGATCTTCCAAATTCTTGAATAAGATCTGTTGGTAGCCTCAGATCTGGAGTGCTCTAaggttctcaagacagaccccgatagcccttctatccttggaagggactgatcaacctccaggctgtcaggttgaacatttTAAGATTTGAGGAGGTCCGAGTGTCCCCCGACACTAGTactctctgggggaagcctccAAAATTACCCCCGACTCATTTAAAtgagttgggtaaaccaagctcttttcggccagtatggaATGATGGCGATGACTGACacttggtcctgcctgattttcatcaataccctcggaatcaagGACATTGAAGGGAAGATGTAGGCCAACCCGATCAtccatgggattgacagtgcatctattgccacggggttgtcctccctgtaaagggagcaatacctctccaccttggtgttgaacctcgttgccatgagatcgatcCTTGGCATTCCCCACATGAGCGTTATCTGCTTGAAGATGTCTGGATGGAGAGACCACTCCccggttggaagacctcggctcaggcgatcTGCTATCATATTGTGAACTCAACGAATGTGGCcggctgataagtgggtgaggttcaATTCTGCCCAATCCAATATCACACCAatctctcaggagactttgtaactttgtgcctccctgcttgttgatgtacaTTACAGtggtcatgctgtctgactgtactcTCACCGCTTTTCCTTGAATGGAAGGAGAGAAATTAAAAAAGGGCTAGCTTGATCGCCTTGATTTCTAGGAGATTCGATAACTTCTCCTGAGGTGTCCAGATTCCTTGGACTGTTGTCTAGAAGATGTGctccccagcctactagggatgcaTCTGTGGCAAGTATGATCCAAGAGACTTGCCGTCCTCGAGATGGGTCCACCATCTTAGGGAGGACCGGGCCCAATAAGACAGGGAGTGCACGGAATTTAGTCCCAAcggactgtgattccacttggctagTACCTCCGATTGTAGCGGACGTAGGTGCCATAATGCCCATGGAACCGCCTCTGCAGTTGATGACATTAGTCCCAACATTCTCATCAAAGTACAAATGGTTACCTTCCGAGGTACTGAGATATAGCCTTCTTTCGGGAGTAAGATGAATAGTCATTTCCACTGAATCCACCAGAAATCCTAGGAACTTCACTGAGGTAgctggtaggagctgggacttgTCCCAGTTGATTATCCATCCTAGCTGGTGGAGGAAGGCTGCAGCCCGCTGAaatgtgttgggacaggatcaCTTGGAAAGGGGCTCTGAAGAGCCAGTCGTCCAAGTATGGAATAATGCTCAGACCCTGAAGtcttaggcctccttcacacaggcgagatttccgcacgggtgcaatgcgtgaggtgaacgcattgcccccgcactgaatccggacccattcatttctatggggctgtgcacatgagcggtgattttcacgcatcacttttacgttatgtgaaaatcgcagcatgttctatattgtgcgttttaggccccatagaagtgaatggggctgcgtgaaaatcgaaaGCATCcgcaatttaactcaccttaatccacttgttcgcgcagccggcatttcttctgtcttcttctttgaagaataggacctttgatgacgccactacgctcatcacatggtccgtcacatgatccatcaccatggtaaaagataatgtgatgggccatgtgatgagcgcattgacgtcatcaaaaggtcctattcttcaaagaagaagacagaagaaatgccggctgcgcgaacaagtggattaaggcgggtaaatatatatttttttaacccctccagccctattgtactatgcattctgtattcagaatgctattattttcccttataaccatgttataagaggaaataatacaatctacacaaccttgaacccaaacctgaatttcagtgaagaagttcggatctgggtaccacattcagtttttttttttccatcaggctcgtgcaaaacacattgcaccggcgcaataaaaactgaacaagggaacgcaatcgcagtcaaaactgactgcaattgggtacctactcgcgcagggtttgccgcaatgcatccggacacgctcgtgtgaaagaggccttagagctgCCACCACGGAAAACACCACCTTGGTAAATGTGTGTGGGGCCGAAGAAATTCCAAACGGGGGGGGGGCCACAAACTGAAAGTGGTTTAGGATTCCCCTGATCTGCAccgcgatccttaagaatcttctggacccaggatggatgggaatatggaggtaggcatccttgaggtccaaggttGCCAGGAAATCCCCTGGCAAGagaagattggtcactgactggaAAGTTTCCATACAGAAACGTTTGTGTCTGATGAACTGATTGAAGTATCTCAGATCTATGATCATCCGCCAGTCTTCGGTCACCTTGAGTACCAGAAAAACTGGGGAATAGATACCTGCTCCCTGATCTTAAAAGAGGCACCTCCTCTAGTGCCCCTTTCTGAAGATACTCCAGAACGTAGTTCTCCAAAATTCTCCGTTTGCTGGAAGGAAGCAATTTTGTTTGAACAAACTTGTCTAAAGGGGGACTGTCCAAGACTACCAGGTATCCCTGAGATATATGGAGAACCCACGGGTCTTCGATATGAGAGTGTGCCAAGACCATAGAAAACGACTGCCTACAGGAATATGTGGAGCAGGGAGTTCTGAAAATCCAGTCAGACCGGCAAGgtaccaagagcctcgaggaggcacGCAATCGGAGCAGAGGACTTCTTGGGGGGCTTAGAGACTCTGTAGGATCTTCCCCCTTTACGGGAGCCCCAATCTCTTTGGGCTCTATGCTGAGGTCCCGAACTGGACCCATACCTCTTGCCCCAACCACAAGAGGAAGGGATTTTCTCTTTTGTCCGACAGTCCCTCCATTATTTGGTCCAGCTCTGTTCCAAACAGTCTGCCGGGTTCATACGCCATGTTGCAAAGATTGTTTTTGGAAGTAGTATCCGCCTTCCAGGGCTTTAGCCAAAGTGGGCCCCTGCCCGCTGTAGAAAGCGCCATGGGCTTGGGCGCCAATTTTAATTGTTGTGGAGCTgagtcacacaaaaaaaaaaaaaaaaaaaaatcaatggctAGGCCGGCCATTTTACAAGAGGCCAAAATGTCATCCCTAGACACCC from Bufo gargarizans isolate SCDJY-AF-19 chromosome 8, ASM1485885v1, whole genome shotgun sequence encodes the following:
- the FBRS gene encoding probable fibrosin-1 isoform X1 — its product is MEAPPQMSRSCSGPRLPRRRSKAQRDRQRGPSPANSLSSSPEPAVWPRPQRKKKRRKRGEESAVLREEDLIDGFCISSYGSLEAMQRDVSMESAPLEEPYRQRPPGKRKRSDGASSEDPGASEKHLEERAHKGQKRRCLGVGSVHAAQDAAGQDCLNCGLDAGYICDAESSSEEQVPGDDLAVSFTVSTNTASPPISGGRLKLTVLAQISGLGRSCEKSQEPEMMEYVPAPQPPTPAAPSQDPPSASPKVEPVPVLPTPPPPPPSVQPGASSRSSAPKPVPAPRPATPSISLPVHTASSSLPSALRPPSHHHMNLFAPTQALPPPPPLLQVSGHAPAAVLSEHNIIGQEMGSRFLAAPGSAAEIGAAVRPIQFHQHNHQHTHQHTHQHFTPYPHNFEKFPSKIESLYRGNPNSFFPPFSPVITALPPVLPPSVSFGSLQGAFQPKSTSSELASRCSVPPPIPHKAPQMTEQYKPRRPGRWCAMHVRVAYMILRHQERIKLAHGNPHKPELRSDLLCLNSGLSHRPSSLMTGAVSHTPAQFQVAPSAAAFLSQAGPSGEI
- the FBRS gene encoding probable fibrosin-1 isoform X2: MEAPPQMSRSCSGPRLPRRRSKAQRDRQRGPSPANSLSSSPEPAVWPRPQRKKKRRKRGEESAVLREEDLIDGFCISSYGSLEAMQRDVSMESAPLEEPYRQRPPGKRKRSDGASSEDPGASEKHLEERAHKGQKRRCLGVGSVHAAQDAAGQDCLNCGLDAGYICDAESSSEEQVPGDDLAVSFTVSTNTASPPISGGRLKLTVLAQISGLGRSCEKSQEPEMMEYVPAPQPPTPAAPSQDPPSASPKVEPVPVLPTPPPPPPSVQPGASRSSAPKPVPAPRPATPSISLPVHTASSSLPSALRPPSHHHMNLFAPTQALPPPPPLLQVSGHAPAAVLSEHNIIGQEMGSRFLAAPGSAAEIGAAVRPIQFHQHNHQHTHQHTHQHFTPYPHNFEKFPSKIESLYRGNPNSFFPPFSPVITALPPVLPPSVSFGSLQGAFQPKSTSSELASRCSVPPPIPHKAPQMTEQYKPRRPGRWCAMHVRVAYMILRHQERIKLAHGNPHKPELRSDLLCLNSGLSHRPSSLMTGAVSHTPAQFQVAPSAAAFLSQAGPSGEI